The Vicia villosa cultivar HV-30 ecotype Madison, WI linkage group LG1, Vvil1.0, whole genome shotgun sequence genome includes a region encoding these proteins:
- the LOC131616644 gene encoding uncharacterized protein LOC131616644, with translation MESHNSSPDNIPTKDDAGTATSDLKASSLHIDLDKLRGVSQHESHVLSPVLEDNQPLATIIPTASSEESHSNDEYPPTHQDETMEENPQCSNSGNVAGQPTGSEDTISEQDAAEETSKLATPGSNEISNLGTTVSPVTTSKQAPAMPTPSELEQLKKTDPVSFLKTMMSIDNASSLGTSSTVLAGTGDKDDITKLLHQIREKFFETNLVEALSKDSTKYYGLNNLMKKVDLLLVPVEISEVIVLLSSLIEQLQSNLLRKRDIDGQLTAKMTSHSSSWEAANDATKRVETLKLERLKNQREYEECETNIKAWKKEIEQLKGKIKDAQSRQVEIQKTNQDELTEVAQSGIRHFETAQQLVPEIEELKRQRALIERHMSLWEIQYSKIKDNLPKDFK, from the exons ATGGAGAGTCATAACTCCAGTCCAGacaacattccaaccaag gatgatgctggTACCGCTACTTCTGACCTCAAAGCCTCAAGTTTACACATTGATCTTGACAAActtcgag GTGTTTCTCAACACgaatctcatgtgctttctccCGTTCTCGAAGACAATCAACCTCTTGCAACCATCATTCCGACTGCGTCttctgaagaaagccattcaaatgatgagtaTCCACCCACTCATCAAGATGAAACTATGGAGGAAAATCCGCAATGTTCGAATAGTGGTAACGTagctggacaaccaactggcagcgaagacactatatctgaacaagatgctgcAGAAGAAACTTCCAAACTGGCTACACCTGGTTCTAATGAAATTTCGAACCTTGGGACTACAGTCAGTCCTGtgactacttcgaagcaagcTCCTGCGATGCCTACTCCCtcagaactagagcaactcaagaagactgatcctgtgagcttcctcaagaccatgatgagtatcGATAACGCTTCGTCTCTTGGAACTTCTTCGACTGTCTTGGCAGGTActggtgacaaggatgatattactaaactccttcatcagataagagagaagttctttgaaaccaacctcgtcgaagctctcagcaaggattccaccaaataTTATGGCCTAAACAACCTTatgaagaaagtggatttacttcttGTTCCAGTGGAAATCTCAGAAGTCATTGTTTTGTTGAGTTCTCTGATTGAACAACTCCAATCCAATCTCCTTCGAAAACGGGATATTGACGGACAACTCACAGCAAAAATGACTTCTCACAGTTCTTCATGGGAAGCTGCTAACGATGCAACGAAGAGGGTTGAAACCCTTAAGCTCGAGCGTTTGAAGAACCAACGAGAATATGAAGAGTGTGAGACAAATATCAAAGCCTGGAAAAAAGAAATTGAGCAACTCAAAGGGAAGATAAAGgatgcccagtctcgtcaggtggaaatccaaaaaaccaatcaagatgaattaactgaagtggcgcagtcagggattcgacacttcgagacggcacagCAGCTAGTtccagagatcgaagaactgaaaagacaacgggcattgatcgaacgtcatatgtccttatgggagatccagtactcgaagataaaagataaccttcCCAAAGATTTTAAATAG